A genomic segment from Neobacillus sp. YX16 encodes:
- the flhB gene encoding flagellar biosynthesis protein FlhB, protein MLLRLDLQLFADEKTEKATPNKRRETRKKGQVAKSQEISASLTLLLTFAFLLIGGKSFIEGCLNIYRHSFQEYLLWDLSIKSTQLLFNQLLLDSAKLLAPIFMVVLVAGLVSNYAQVGFMFNTESLKMNLGKINPIEGAKNILSMRSLVELLKSIFKISVTSIIVFIVIWNSKSELFLLGEKNIWDAARFIGTLIIKIGLYVSASLFVMAIADFMYQKFEFEKKIRMSKQDIKDEYKKMEGDPHIKGQRRAKQKQMAMNRMIAEVPKADVVITNPTHFALAIRYDVITMEAPQVIAKGQDHIALKIKEIAKEHKIMTVENKPLARALFAAVEIGETIPEDMFNAVGEVLAYVYFQEGRYKGMMA, encoded by the coding sequence ATGCTGCTTCGTTTAGACCTGCAACTATTTGCAGATGAAAAGACAGAAAAAGCCACACCGAATAAACGCCGTGAAACGCGGAAAAAAGGACAGGTCGCGAAGAGCCAAGAAATTTCTGCCTCCCTTACCTTGCTGCTTACCTTTGCTTTTTTATTAATAGGCGGCAAAAGCTTCATCGAAGGCTGCCTAAATATCTATCGTCATAGTTTCCAAGAATATTTACTTTGGGATCTATCGATTAAGAGCACTCAGCTGTTATTTAATCAGTTGCTGCTAGACTCAGCTAAGTTACTTGCACCTATTTTTATGGTTGTACTTGTGGCCGGACTTGTATCGAATTATGCACAAGTAGGCTTCATGTTTAATACCGAGTCCTTAAAGATGAACCTTGGCAAAATCAACCCTATTGAAGGTGCTAAAAATATTCTTTCCATGCGTTCATTAGTTGAACTGCTAAAGTCAATTTTCAAAATATCCGTTACGTCTATTATCGTCTTTATTGTCATTTGGAATAGTAAAAGTGAATTATTTTTACTAGGTGAGAAAAATATATGGGATGCTGCTAGATTCATAGGGACATTAATCATAAAAATTGGGCTCTATGTATCCGCTAGTCTATTTGTAATGGCGATTGCTGACTTTATGTATCAGAAATTTGAATTCGAGAAAAAAATTCGAATGTCCAAACAAGATATTAAAGATGAATACAAGAAAATGGAAGGTGACCCACATATAAAAGGGCAGCGGAGAGCCAAACAAAAGCAAATGGCGATGAATCGGATGATTGCAGAAGTGCCAAAGGCGGATGTGGTCATCACCAATCCAACCCATTTTGCCCTTGCAATTCGCTACGATGTTATAACGATGGAGGCACCTCAAGTAATTGCAAAAGGCCAAGATCATATTGCGTTGAAAATCAAAGAAATTGCAAAAGAACATAAAATTATGACCGTTGAAAATAAACCGCTGGCACGTGCGCTATTTGCTGCCGTGGAAATAGGTGAGACAATTCCAGAGGATATGTTTAATGCTGTAGGAGAGGTTTTAGCGTATGTTTACTTTCAAGAAGGCCGGTATAAGGGGATGATGGCATGA
- a CDS encoding FliA/WhiG family RNA polymerase sigma factor, giving the protein MRPAMKETIPHYSLWKAYRENHDSKSQDQLVKQYLPLVDQMANRLGSSIPQHIIQKEDLAGLGYIGLIEAIKKFDYKKGYQFETFGLWRIKGAMLDGIRQTDWVPRGVREKAKKLNNALRELEQSLMRTPTELELSQHTSLSLEEVDQAFATLSLSTLLSLNEPLKVNEDDGKQQSRMDQIADDQTFSQDKKIQMEEFKKLIAASIDKMSEKERLVITLIYYEGLSQVEITEVLNLTKGRVSQIHSQAILKMRKSFEAKGFSLDSFL; this is encoded by the coding sequence TTGAGACCGGCTATGAAAGAAACCATTCCACACTACTCTTTATGGAAGGCTTATCGAGAGAACCACGATTCTAAATCGCAGGATCAACTGGTTAAACAATACTTGCCTCTGGTAGACCAAATGGCCAATCGTTTGGGCTCAAGTATCCCACAGCATATTATCCAAAAGGAAGACCTTGCCGGGCTGGGATATATTGGTTTAATCGAAGCGATAAAGAAGTTTGACTATAAAAAAGGTTATCAATTTGAAACCTTTGGACTATGGCGTATTAAAGGGGCAATGCTTGATGGAATCCGTCAAACAGATTGGGTTCCCCGTGGAGTAAGGGAAAAAGCAAAAAAACTTAATAACGCCCTCCGTGAGTTAGAACAATCATTAATGAGAACACCAACAGAATTGGAATTAAGTCAGCATACGAGTCTGTCTCTTGAGGAAGTGGACCAAGCATTTGCGACTTTATCTTTGTCAACATTGCTTTCATTAAATGAACCTTTAAAGGTAAATGAAGATGATGGGAAGCAGCAAAGCCGAATGGATCAAATTGCGGATGATCAAACCTTTTCTCAGGATAAGAAAATTCAAATGGAAGAATTTAAGAAATTGATCGCTGCATCCATTGATAAAATGTCTGAAAAGGAAAGATTAGTCATTACGCTAATATACTACGAGGGTTTATCACAGGTGGAAATTACTGAAGTTCTAAACCTTACAAAAGGGCGGGTTTCTCAAATTCATTCACAAGCCATCCTTAAAATGCGAAAGAGTTTTGAGGCGAAAGGTTTTTCATTGGATTCATTTTTATAA
- the fliP gene encoding flagellar type III secretion system pore protein FliP (The bacterial flagellar biogenesis protein FliP forms a type III secretion system (T3SS)-type pore required for flagellar assembly.), producing MLPGIDLGSDDPEKVSNTLRIIILLTVMSIAPSFLVLMTCFTRIVIVLGFVRTALGTQQMPPNQVIIGLALFMTFFVMGPTFSEVNKEALQPFMDGKMSQQEAFDTASAPLKEFMTKHTREKDLALFMDYAKMDRPESIEDIPLTALVPAYAISELKSAFQMGFMIFVPFLVIDMIVASILMSMGMMMLPPVMISLPFKILLFILVDGWNLIIKSLLMSF from the coding sequence ATACTGCCTGGTATTGATTTAGGTTCAGATGATCCTGAAAAAGTCTCTAATACGTTACGAATTATTATATTATTAACGGTTATGTCGATTGCACCATCCTTTCTCGTGCTGATGACTTGTTTCACTAGGATCGTAATCGTTTTAGGATTTGTTCGTACTGCCTTAGGTACGCAGCAAATGCCGCCCAACCAAGTAATAATAGGATTAGCTCTTTTTATGACATTCTTTGTAATGGGTCCTACATTTTCTGAAGTCAATAAAGAAGCGCTACAGCCTTTTATGGATGGGAAAATGTCACAGCAGGAAGCATTTGATACAGCAAGTGCACCGCTTAAAGAGTTCATGACTAAACATACGAGGGAAAAAGACCTGGCATTGTTCATGGACTATGCCAAAATGGACAGGCCGGAAAGTATTGAGGATATTCCATTGACAGCATTAGTTCCTGCTTATGCGATTAGTGAACTCAAATCAGCCTTCCAAATGGGATTTATGATTTTTGTTCCCTTTCTGGTAATCGATATGATTGTGGCCAGTATCCTAATGTCCATGGGGATGATGATGCTGCCGCCAGTAATGATTTCGCTTCCGTTTAAGATCTTACTATTTATTTTGGTTGATGGATGGAATTTAATCATTAAATCATTACTTATGAGTTTTTAA
- the fliR gene encoding flagellar biosynthetic protein FliR, translating into MMDETAWWTFLLIFVRITTFMITAPVFSGRQIPVIYKIGFSIVLSFLCVGVVKEPIDTVTQGLLLLLILKEFFVGIVLGLAANILMYSVQLAGSLLDYQIGFFMANLYDPTFGTNTQLTGQFQNILAILVLLATNGHHLIIQGILASFDWVSLQALVPAWIDGRISTFFLDSLVKMFLIGFMMALPIVGTLFVVDVGLGIMAKTVPQMNIFVIFPPIKILIHFMIYIVILPSFFYLLKVLFENMYEAMYSILKIMGA; encoded by the coding sequence ATGATGGATGAAACTGCCTGGTGGACCTTTCTACTAATATTTGTGCGGATTACGACATTTATGATTACAGCACCCGTTTTTTCTGGCAGGCAAATACCCGTTATTTACAAGATTGGTTTTAGTATTGTTTTAAGTTTTCTATGTGTAGGAGTGGTGAAAGAACCAATCGATACCGTCACACAGGGTTTACTTCTGTTATTAATATTGAAGGAATTCTTCGTTGGTATTGTATTAGGATTGGCTGCCAATATCTTAATGTACTCCGTACAGCTGGCGGGCTCGCTGCTTGACTACCAAATTGGTTTTTTTATGGCAAATTTATATGATCCTACATTTGGGACCAATACTCAGTTAACGGGTCAGTTTCAAAATATTTTAGCGATCTTAGTTCTATTAGCTACGAATGGTCACCATTTGATTATTCAAGGAATACTAGCAAGTTTTGATTGGGTATCCTTACAAGCCTTGGTACCAGCGTGGATAGATGGAAGAATATCGACCTTTTTCCTTGATAGTTTAGTGAAGATGTTTTTAATAGGGTTCATGATGGCACTCCCAATAGTCGGTACGTTGTTTGTGGTCGATGTTGGTTTAGGAATTATGGCCAAGACTGTGCCGCAAATGAATATTTTCGTCATCTTTCCTCCTATTAAAATCCTCATCCACTTTATGATCTATATTGTGATATTACCTAGTTTCTTCTACCTGTTAAAGGTACTATTTGAAAACATGTATGAGGCCATGTATTCAATTTTAAAAATAATGGGGGCATAA
- the flhA gene encoding flagellar biosynthesis protein FlhA, whose translation MKTKDLSVLFVVILIVAMMIIPMPTLLLDFLLIINISVSLMILLVAMNTKEPLEFSIFPTAILLTTLFRLALNVSTTRSILSHADGGEVIETFGSFVIGGNAVIGFVVFLILVVIQFIVITKGSERVAEVAARFTLDAMPGKQMSIDADMNAGLISDKDARDRRRKIEMESDFYGAMDGASKFVKGDAIAGIIILIINVIGGFIIGMTIHGMGFAEAASTFTLLSVGDGLVSQVPALLISTATGITVTRAATNGSLGSDIMGQIFSYPKLLYIVAGTISVLGLFTPIGIFLTLPIAGLLAFGGYTLQNSMKKEELRNEQAEMEETVEDIGSPEKVINLLQLDTLELEIGYGLIPLADQKQGGDILDRIVMIRRQFAIELGVVIPTIRIRDNLQLSPNQYVLKFRGNRVATGEVYLDHFLAMNQVSEEDGIEGIHVVEPAFGLPAVWVNIEAKERAELMGYIIVDPPSVIATHLTEVLKRYAYQLLRREETKELIDNLKENHPNLVEELVPNLLSVGDIQKVLQNLLREQISIRDLAAIFETLADFAVYTKEHRVLTEYVRQSLTRQITEQYAEDGVINVLTAGATLEKGIADSIQQTEAGVQYLSMDPQMSRKITEELHEQIEKVVKLGGQPIFLTSPSIRMYLKQFVDKVMPTVPVLAYTELEPDIEIQSIGVVNI comes from the coding sequence ATGAAGACAAAAGATTTATCCGTATTGTTTGTTGTAATATTAATTGTTGCCATGATGATTATCCCTATGCCAACGCTATTATTGGACTTTTTATTGATTATTAATATTTCCGTTTCACTTATGATCCTGTTAGTGGCTATGAATACAAAAGAACCGTTGGAGTTTTCTATTTTTCCAACAGCAATCTTGTTGACTACACTTTTCCGTTTAGCGCTAAACGTATCCACTACGCGTTCCATTCTGTCACATGCTGATGGGGGAGAAGTGATTGAGACATTCGGGTCATTTGTTATTGGCGGGAATGCTGTCATTGGTTTTGTCGTCTTTTTAATCCTTGTCGTTATCCAATTCATCGTTATTACGAAAGGTTCTGAGAGGGTTGCAGAGGTTGCAGCACGTTTTACATTGGATGCAATGCCAGGTAAACAAATGAGTATCGATGCAGATATGAATGCAGGATTAATTAGTGATAAGGATGCTCGTGACCGACGCAGGAAAATTGAAATGGAGTCAGATTTTTACGGGGCGATGGATGGTGCCAGTAAATTTGTTAAAGGGGATGCCATAGCAGGGATTATCATCCTTATTATTAACGTTATTGGCGGTTTCATTATTGGGATGACCATTCATGGAATGGGATTTGCAGAAGCTGCTAGCACGTTCACGCTCTTATCTGTGGGTGATGGTTTGGTCAGCCAGGTGCCGGCCCTATTAATTTCCACTGCAACAGGTATTACTGTGACCCGTGCTGCAACCAATGGGAGTTTAGGTTCGGACATTATGGGGCAGATTTTCAGTTACCCAAAGCTTCTTTACATCGTTGCGGGTACGATTTCGGTCCTTGGGCTTTTCACACCTATTGGGATTTTTCTTACATTACCTATAGCAGGATTACTGGCGTTTGGTGGTTACACCTTGCAGAATTCAATGAAAAAGGAAGAGCTCCGAAATGAACAAGCAGAAATGGAAGAAACCGTGGAGGACATCGGAAGTCCAGAAAAAGTCATTAACCTTCTACAGCTAGATACATTGGAATTGGAAATCGGGTACGGATTAATTCCGCTTGCAGACCAGAAACAAGGAGGTGACATTCTCGATCGAATTGTGATGATACGCAGACAATTTGCTATTGAATTAGGGGTAGTTATTCCTACGATAAGAATTCGCGATAACTTGCAATTATCACCTAATCAATATGTATTAAAATTCCGCGGCAATCGAGTTGCAACCGGTGAAGTATACTTGGATCATTTCTTAGCGATGAATCAAGTATCAGAAGAGGATGGAATAGAAGGTATCCACGTAGTGGAACCAGCGTTTGGACTGCCTGCTGTATGGGTTAATATTGAAGCAAAAGAAAGAGCAGAATTGATGGGATATATTATTGTTGATCCACCTTCTGTGATTGCAACACATCTAACGGAAGTATTAAAACGTTATGCTTACCAGTTATTGCGCAGAGAAGAAACGAAGGAATTGATTGATAACCTGAAAGAGAATCATCCAAACTTGGTGGAGGAACTAGTTCCTAACTTGTTATCAGTGGGAGACATTCAGAAAGTATTACAAAATCTTCTGCGTGAGCAAATCTCTATACGAGATTTAGCAGCCATTTTTGAAACATTAGCAGATTTTGCTGTGTATACGAAGGAACACAGAGTGTTAACTGAATATGTACGACAATCTTTAACACGCCAAATAACAGAACAATATGCAGAAGATGGCGTCATTAATGTGTTAACGGCAGGTGCTACATTAGAAAAAGGGATTGCGGACAGCATTCAGCAAACTGAAGCTGGGGTACAATACTTATCCATGGATCCGCAAATGTCTCGGAAAATTACAGAAGAATTACATGAGCAAATTGAAAAAGTGGTTAAATTAGGGGGACAGCCTATTTTCCTAACGTCGCCATCGATTCGGATGTACCTTAAACAGTTTGTTGATAAGGTGATGCCAACCGTCCCTGTTCTTGCTTACACAGAATTGGAGCCAGATATCGAAATTCAAAGTATAGGAGTGGTAAACATATGA
- the fliQ gene encoding flagellar biosynthesis protein FliQ: protein MTTEVILRIAQESIYTILIVIAPVAGVALVVGLLVSIFQATTQIQEQTLAFVPKIVAVFLTILFFGSWMLNFVVDFTQNLLGNLSQFVG, encoded by the coding sequence ATGACGACAGAAGTCATTTTACGAATTGCTCAAGAGTCTATTTATACTATTTTAATCGTGATTGCTCCCGTTGCCGGGGTCGCGTTGGTAGTGGGCCTATTAGTAAGTATTTTTCAAGCTACCACGCAAATCCAGGAACAGACTTTAGCCTTTGTTCCAAAAATAGTGGCAGTGTTCTTAACGATTCTATTTTTTGGGTCGTGGATGCTGAATTTTGTTGTTGATTTTACTCAAAACCTATTGGGTAATCTTTCACAGTTTGTCGGGTAG
- the flhF gene encoding flagellar biosynthesis protein FlhF — protein sequence MKTKKIVADTMPQALKMVRQQLGDNAIIVNTRVINTGGIFGFFTKQKYEVTAYTVEKEETSIELKPKVEPKENPIISVIEKKSQEVNSADEQEKQNSVFHKNPQRLYQYYSQPELIKEKNAPQEVKPETIVSVEKAPEKVLSETVREKKTPQTSKSVVIENQLLDEMKQMRKMMMTLMLGEKQVSNLPSGLLTHVNQLRKQGVNDEVIEYIVNSFIVSSLLKQGESNHEMSEELIKNEMIVIIEGIINKRVSDSTTINESTRLINVVGPTGVGKTTSIAKLATVQVLRQKRRVAMITTDVYRIAAVEQLKTYAGILNVPIEVVKSVDELGQAIEKLEHYDLIYMDTTGRNYKEVKYRESISEFINHPQKSDNYLVLSLTTKFEDMEILLVEFLDSPIKKLILTKFDETTTYGSILNIAYKYPYQLAYITNGQSVPEDITVIDPSLIARYLIGEEK from the coding sequence ATGAAGACAAAAAAAATTGTAGCAGATACCATGCCTCAAGCTTTGAAGATGGTGCGACAGCAATTAGGTGATAATGCAATCATTGTGAACACACGAGTAATTAATACCGGTGGAATTTTTGGTTTTTTTACAAAACAAAAATATGAAGTGACCGCCTATACGGTGGAAAAAGAAGAAACATCTATCGAATTAAAGCCGAAGGTAGAACCAAAAGAGAATCCAATCATTTCAGTGATTGAGAAAAAAAGCCAGGAAGTGAATAGTGCTGACGAACAGGAAAAACAAAATTCTGTTTTCCATAAGAATCCTCAAAGATTATATCAATACTACTCACAGCCTGAATTGATAAAAGAAAAGAATGCACCACAAGAGGTAAAACCTGAAACCATCGTAAGCGTAGAGAAAGCACCAGAAAAAGTGCTGAGTGAAACTGTAAGAGAAAAGAAAACTCCTCAAACGTCAAAGTCAGTAGTAATTGAAAACCAACTGCTAGACGAAATGAAGCAAATGCGAAAAATGATGATGACTTTGATGTTGGGAGAAAAACAGGTAAGTAATTTGCCTTCAGGGTTGTTAACGCACGTGAACCAGTTAAGAAAACAGGGTGTTAATGATGAAGTAATCGAGTATATCGTAAATAGTTTTATCGTCAGTAGTTTGTTAAAACAGGGTGAATCTAATCATGAAATGAGTGAGGAACTCATTAAGAATGAGATGATTGTGATCATTGAAGGAATTATAAATAAAAGAGTCTCGGACTCAACTACTATAAATGAAAGTACACGTTTGATCAATGTTGTGGGTCCTACGGGGGTAGGCAAGACAACTTCAATAGCAAAACTTGCAACCGTACAAGTATTAAGGCAAAAACGCAGAGTTGCAATGATCACAACAGACGTTTATCGAATTGCTGCCGTTGAACAGTTAAAAACTTATGCGGGGATATTAAATGTACCAATAGAAGTTGTGAAGTCAGTAGATGAATTAGGACAGGCAATAGAAAAATTAGAGCACTATGATCTTATTTATATGGATACAACCGGTCGGAATTATAAAGAAGTGAAATACAGGGAATCAATAAGTGAATTTATCAATCATCCCCAAAAAAGTGATAATTATCTTGTACTTAGCTTAACGACAAAGTTTGAAGATATGGAAATTCTATTAGTGGAATTTTTAGATAGTCCAATAAAAAAGTTAATCCTTACCAAATTTGATGAAACAACGACTTATGGTTCAATTCTGAATATAGCTTATAAATATCCTTATCAGTTAGCGTATATCACTAATGGACAAAGTGTCCCAGAAGATATAACCGTAATCGATCCGTCACTAATTGCTCGGTACTTAATAGGAGAGGAAAAGTAA
- a CDS encoding MinD/ParA family protein, with product MDQAQSLREYMQRYKDQYQKKKTARFITITSGKGGVGKSNFTLNFALGLQTAGKKVIVLDMDMSTANINILMGVTPRYSLIDVLYQKKQIWDVIQKGTYGIEYISGGLEIQDLMELDQNKLLYFWNQIQELETYADFILLDTGAGISKELVDFILASDETIIVTTPEPTAIADSYAVLKTVLQFTKQVPTFHLMVNRAHSYREAAETSRSLMNACDNFLKLKLHALGFLMEDDHIGKSVRSQIPFFIAYPNCGASKTIKQMVNSYLPDIDASAQSAPPKGIRGFFEKVISLGKSAK from the coding sequence ATGGATCAAGCCCAAAGTCTACGTGAGTATATGCAGCGATATAAGGATCAGTACCAAAAGAAGAAGACCGCTCGTTTTATCACAATAACAAGTGGTAAAGGCGGGGTGGGCAAATCGAATTTTACCCTTAACTTTGCGCTTGGCTTACAAACAGCAGGTAAAAAGGTCATCGTTTTGGATATGGACATGTCGACGGCAAATATAAACATTTTAATGGGGGTTACTCCAAGATATAGTTTGATTGATGTCCTTTATCAAAAGAAGCAAATTTGGGATGTGATTCAAAAAGGCACATATGGAATTGAGTATATTTCCGGAGGACTTGAGATTCAAGACTTAATGGAGTTAGATCAAAATAAGCTATTGTATTTTTGGAACCAAATCCAGGAACTAGAAACATACGCAGATTTTATTTTACTTGATACCGGTGCCGGCATTTCCAAAGAGCTCGTGGATTTTATATTAGCATCAGATGAAACGATTATTGTTACTACTCCCGAACCAACGGCAATAGCCGATTCGTATGCTGTTCTCAAAACGGTGTTACAGTTTACCAAACAAGTTCCAACGTTTCATCTCATGGTGAACCGTGCTCATTCTTATCGGGAAGCAGCTGAAACATCCAGGTCATTGATGAATGCATGTGATAATTTTCTAAAGCTAAAATTACACGCACTAGGTTTTTTAATGGAAGATGATCATATAGGAAAATCAGTTCGGTCACAAATACCATTTTTTATTGCCTATCCAAATTGTGGTGCATCAAAAACAATCAAACAAATGGTCAATTCCTATTTACCTGATATTGATGCCTCCGCACAGTCGGCACCTCCAAAAGGGATTAGAGGTTTTTTTGAAAAAGTAATTTCTCTAGGTAAATCGGCGAAATAG